A stretch of DNA from Apis cerana isolate GH-2021 linkage group LG8, AcerK_1.0, whole genome shotgun sequence:
ccaatttttacatttttttcactaattttttaaaatggaacaaattttaaaatggaaaacaaaaataaatattaaaatattaattaatttatcaagagCGATGAATGAAtctctaatattaatacatgtgattaatcattcaaattaaatcataatttatattcaattttggaatatttttaaatttttttttacgagatatataaatataaatgaaacatataaattatattagtataatttatcatatgtaTATGGATCattaacaataacaattaacCCTACTTGAGAAGAATAAGATAATTAGTTTCACTTGGCAACTTTTCTAACTAACCGTTTTACAGCCGATTCATAATTAACGGTACTTTAATTTACAAGCTCCCGATACAATTATCACCGTTATcgttaagtttattaaaattatcttactaTCTTACTAaggcaaaataaaaatcattaatattattcttaaaataatcaaacaatCTTCTGCACAAATATCAGTTCTAGATACTAAAAACCATTGTCTATTACGTAATTTGAAATTCCGataatctttcaaaataaatgaaataatcgatgaattaaaaaaaacaaattaatttgattaatttctaataatcgatcgatttattccTAATAATCTGAAGAAttccttaatttttaaaatcttaaattttaaatcaaaataaaaatcaaaatatcgatagataaatttaaaaaaaattaagtcttaccttcaattttttttcaattaagttTTACCTCTATTCCTCGCTAATAATCCCAATaagctttataattttttcacttcatataaaaaaaatttatttattgatcacctggttttaatagttttaaaaaaatcttcaatcaCAATCGTTTTCAATTCACCGATATTCGTGAAAACTGTTATCGGTTAACTTCCGcgtaaaatcgatcgataaacgaGCCAAACCGACAATTTCCATTAAGATAACCGCGATCCGCAAGCGTGACGCAGCgaatgaaggaaaaaaaaaaaaatattgtttcgacCGGTTTCAAAACAGATTTTTTATCTGAATAGTATATCGTGCTCCTTTCCTTATCGTGCAACCATaactgataattatttttcttcttttcttctttcgtttttttttccttctcttttcttctttttttcaaacctGATGTCTCTGACGATCTATCACCAAATATAACCAGGTATCCCACATTATGATAAATCAACGTATCTTAGTTATGATTATCAGACCGTTTTCACGGTTCGTGGCTCGCGAGTCGAATACCACGACCCGTTTGCAGATCAGTGTCGCCTCGACCAGGAAATCGGTCTCGTCTTACAGGATGCCAGTGCGTCAATATTGACACGTTTCTTACGAAACcgtataagaaaaaatgaagattgaaaagaaaaagaaagatttgaaaagaattgaaaatttgatgaatttttacaaaaattgaagatcATTGAGTCTAAAAAAGTTCAAGGTCATTCttcaacatttaataataatatgacaagatttattaaagtaatagTAAAAAGtttgtcttattttttattaaatataaaataataaaattttttatgaattgaattataagtaagaataaaatagaataagtagaattattgaaataatttttaattaaatatgaagaatTCACCACAGTAATGGATTATGGAACGTTATTATTGAACacttaatgaattaaaatttatatatattatgcttttcataatgattttaaatgtaatttgaatatttgaaaatttaacaatttaaaaatttataggaatcgatatttatcaaatatatttataaatttaaaagcttgaaattttaaatatttgaaaattttttttattgttttaaaattaaaatttttttaatgcttcgaaatatttgaattaattaattaaaaaattataaatttttaatatttcaatattttttaattatataatttaataatctgtaaattttaaaattcaacattttttaaatttaaaaattaaaaaaattgttaaataaaatattgtcaaaattgtaatatattattcagaataataGAATTCACTTGCACATGTAATCAATGATAATGAAAACAGGAAATTGATACGATCAATCAATGGACAATGGTAACAATGAATGatgaattctataatatatatatatatatatatacatatattatatatatattatctaacaATTGcggaaaatttccaattattaaagcaaattctattattagtttatagacataataatttgatattttatttcaggtttttaaattattaattttaagatattatcaaattacaaaaaaaaaattaacgggaataaacaagaaaattcaaatatcaacattttattcttcattcgTGTAAAACTTCATTTGTTTGCtaagaaacattaaataacaatagaattacccgtatataaaattacaatgtgAACATTAAAAAGAAGTaagaattatgtaaataattaagcacattttcgaaaaaaacaaataaatacatatatgaatgACAACAAAATTCTTGCGATACTTAgtgatcattattattattaattactattataaataataatgaaaatatttcgaataatttttgtaaaatgaataagtgcaaaaatccaataataaaaatccaataataatattattatttaataataataatattattataataatattaataataatattattttgatacttAACTGTGCGATATCATTCATAATAAAGTTGTAATCATTtgtgcaataaaaattatataattaatgtgttCAACAacgaaaattatacattatttacatattttttgtatgtaaatttttaaatatttaatcaattataagataaatcacaataaaaaaaaatagaaataaaatttcaaaatattgcaatatttgagaaaatttttaatcaataatatatattaaaatcgaattcaaatttatagattatcaattgtagaaaattaaatcttttaacttttatcacATAACGAGTTGAACATACAtgcatttaaatatgtttttcttttacatttgtgtatattatattaaaatttctcgcatACTATCTcctaataatactttaaactTACATCCGACTATGCGATTGGCTATCGATATTGGCATAATTttcttacaattaaatttgaaagtgttcgataaatatttcttaattatattcagtTTAACTTTTCAACTATTTACTGATTAATATACTAtgcaaattgaattatttaaatagtacaaaaatgaaatttaatatatactaacAACTATcaacaacaattaaaataaattcagtctcttgacaataataaatgaaaacgaatgaagtaataaaaaaattttatctcctttaaaaaaaacaaattaataaaacaaccCTTTaacaaattacattattaaattctaatataagcatcttttaatcaattatgatATGGTTCTTATTCTAAAcaattgtaacaaaaaaatcaacgaaacgttaaaagaaaaataaatatataagacatgtaataactataaaattcattagtgAAGTAATCGGAACtgttatagattaattttatcctaaattaaatctaaataaatcttaGTATAACGCATAATAAAGCAGACTATAACATTTGTGCTTTAACTGGATTTGTAAAATGCATATATCGATCATTCAAGACAGaagaataatcattaaatagtGTCCTTAATAGAGATCGCAATACAAAGATAATTATCGCATAGcgatgatttttcaatatttcaatttcttcgattCACTATCTGCTGTTACAGATTAGTTAGTCTacggaaattattattctagcATTTAAGAATTACATATAGTTGTAAATCTAAGGCATACAGTTTTGATATGCTAAATTATAGTATCCTACCATGactataattaagaaaatcgaaatttttcgaatttttttattcctaacTTAGGTCtatcttgaaaattcttttaatctatttaataatatactagtaaaaaatttatataaatagaatgaaaaatattccatcctgaatatatttttcttgttttttgttCCTATCTTTAAATGTAGATGCTTCTCGTTATATtgcaattgcaaaaaattacaaataatataagattattttaatttttaagcttataatttgtattattaaatattatcttgtaAATGTCTATATAACATGTAGTACAATGCCGTTTTTATTAGGCTATCATTGACTATTCTTACAACATTCAGTAAACTATTCTCTAAGCATTCAATAAAGATTCAAGAAAGAATTAGTTTTGTAtgttacttattaaaattgccAAGAAGTGTATGTTGCTGTCCATGGAGTGACGACTGACCAAGATGGAAATTGTGCTAAGAATCGTTTGAATCTTAAAGATGTTTGGTGTTCACCATGTAAAAAATGACCACCTAGTGCTATTGATAAGCATGGAGTTTTCggcatattatttatctacatAAGAAAtacatagatattaaaaatattattagcaaaattaatacacattcattcatttatttataagagtttcatattttacttACATTCAATTCAAGGGAAAATGTAAAAGGAACACAGTCAGATGcacaagaataataaataaaatatgtttctctATTGTTCCATTTAGGTCCTTCTAATGGTTTTCCTTCTAAAATAGACCACTTCTGTAAATGAACCCCTTTATATggagataaaattatacttatatgaTCTGGACCtagaagtaaaattttaattaatttttttattttcttttctctttatttatttatttaatttatataataataaaaaaactaccTGTAACATTAAAGGTAAAACTgacaatattttgttttatagacTTTGAAATAAGTTCAAGTTTTGTTGGAATGCTAATTAATGGAGCAGGGCCTGGAATCCAACTTGTTttcctatttaaaatatttttacattaaatatatatttgattaaattttctctaattttttttaaaataatacaatgttgaatatattaaaaataccatAAAAATGTTGTAACAGGCATAAAATATGGTAGGCcgcaatataattctttttcgcaATCTTTTATTGTTGACATTACTGCACCTATTTCAGGTACCACAGCTTCCACACTATGTGGACTATTCATATCTAAATCAGCTATCCAATATCCCGTTCCAGAATAACGTAAATTACCATCAACatcataatattgtttttgtgtgtgctgaatatatataaatcagatattttttattataaaattatcaatcatttcaattatttaatttaattataaatcaatcagaatttaattataaagattaccGCAATCATAAATCGTTCTGGTGCTAATGATGATAAATCACCACTATAAGGAAAACCAAGtggagttaaaattaatactcctatagttattaaaaatattcccaTTAATACACTTAAGATTCTCtctgcattttttattaaaagtacaaatggtaactaaaaataaattattatattagatttttatgatataataaaaaaggctTTTTTAAATGGcttaataactttaataacaatataccGTGAAACTAAGTAGCAAAGAAAAGAGGATGCATAACATATTAGCCATAACAACTTCTGAATTTATACTGCTACCAGATCGTCCCATTATaggtataaaaagataaagagctccaattattaaataaaaagattgtatATAAGGTAGACATGTcgtcattaaataataaaacaaccATTTCCAACCTATGagcaaaatgaattaaaaataacattaatttcataataattccatgataaaataattcattgataaattatatatacctcTCCATTTGTTAAAGAAATTacatcgaattatatttccaatagTAGGAAATACAACCCAATGTAATGGTATAAAACCAGATCGTATCTCAAATACaacacaaaaagaaagaatagatATCCATATTATGGAATATGAATcacaatatatttgatataaaatccaTGCAGATTTAACTTcctataaaatgttaatcaaaattaaaagattaataaaactaagaatatctgtaatatatattttaaaatattattataaacttaccTTTTTTTGACGTGAgccaatgaataaaaaaaatgtcattgATAGGAAAATAGTTGGAACCACATACAGAAAAAATAACCATGCTGGTCTTGCATACCAACTCATAACTTTTCCAAGTTTAGTAAGAATAAGTGCGATTAATGTACATGAAAGTATAGATACTAGCCACGAAACAATTATTGCTCccgtacataataataaatgttttaaatatattgatttttttgtatctaaattaaaatttaaaattttgattacattaaaattacatgttaataaatttgatttaatactaTGTACGTACCTCGACGagcattttgtatatttaaatatatcgagtATATACTAACGATTatgctaataatattaattgtacatGCCATATATTGAGGCCATCTGATAACAAATGTACctaagaaatcaaaaaatacagGATTTCCTGTGTGATCTTGAAATGGTATCtcggataaataattatctaatattattcctTGTAATAAAGCAAGAATATTATCTCCAGTTCTTTGTAAAGATCCTAATGGTATTTGgtgaatattatcaaatttagtaTGGTATACATAACCATTAGTTGCCCATGCAAAATCAAgacctataattttttaaatatatatataaaatatataaatatctaaaaaataaaaaaaagtattaaattaaaataaataatataaaatgaataccaGAAACATTTCCAAAATCtctaaatattcgaaaatcagTATCTCCAGGTACAATGccactttcaaatatttcttgagCTAAGGATGATGCATAAGGATAAGGAACAGATGTagcatatatctataaaaaaaataaaaatatattaaaatatctataataataacaagtataagataatttatactattattattgttattattattattattattattcaatggtACCTGAAGCATCCAAGAACTATCAGGTCCAgcctgaaataataattcgcgaCCACCTGCACCACAAgcttctaaatttataaaagctCGCACTTCTTTAGCCCAAGGATGTTGTGTTATAAAGCCATGGGAAgcctgtataattttttaagtgattaattaagtttcattcatttatcaataattatatataattatatttaatatacctgtaataaattttcttcagcaccattaaataaaaatataatgttatgctttaataattttgaactaTGACTAATTACACGTAAAATTTCTAACATCACAGCACAACTAGCTCCATCATCAGATCcacctaaaaaagaaaattaatttaatatttaattattgataattattaaataaaattttttcataatcattACCAGGACTTTCTGGAAAAGTATCAAAATgacaatttatcaataaactACTCTGAGTAGATCTATGAGGACCAATTTTAACAATGACATTTTGAACATTTCTATATACATTTGTCATtccatctaaaaattttaaaggaaaagcTCCACTATGCTTGGTTACATTGACTAGAATCTTATGATTCTCATTGGCTCctttaactatattattaatgatattagttaaatatttaattgccaaTACTTCATTTTCATAACTTCCAACAATTCGTGGTCCAATAGATGTAATATTGAGAAGATGATTATGTGCTCTTTCAGCAATAAATCTTCCAGGATATAAACcttctttatttattgttattggtTCAggtaatttcttttcaaatgtgataataataatggacacaaaaagataaaatgtaaaaagaaaaagtaaatgttGAGTTTCATTTGGCAgtacttctttcttctttgaagAAGCTTTATCCTCATATAATACATCACTAGTAGATCTTTTAGAGACATGTTGACGTAATCTTATTCCGTCTCTCTGAAAATTAccattgttaatatataaaaacataattatattagtcaAAATGAACAAAGAATAATCTTACCATTGTCtgcattcaaatataaaaggcactttgaaaagaaattaagcttttgaattaaaattaactcaGAGATGAACcacaatattcaatttaatatgatacattaatcacatatattacaaattgtttcatgcaaagaaaatttgtattatttcttgttatttcttcttcatatgaaacaaataaaaaaacatacaagattttattaatttttttttttattgtacttgtaatcaaatataattttaaataattgtacataatatagtatttcttgcaaaaattttacataaaaattttattattgcaattttttattatgcaaaattaatttttaaaatataataattaaataagtataatgCTCACCTTTCGTTGTATCTTTCTtgtatctttatttcttatttaattggCACAATTTCGTATTCGTTAGTTCAAATTTATTCCTCCATGATTTCACGTTAATATATCCTGGATCATTGTTATCAATCGATTTAATCtccataaaaatacatttagataaaatgtatttataggTGAATTCATGTACCACTACGATTAGATAACCAcatcatattttttgaataaagattTGTATAGACGATTGTTAGGTAGGTTACTCGATACTTgctaatacgaataaaatcatgcttatatacatatatctgaaTACAGCATTATAGAAAAGTTAGCAAAAATAAAGTATGTATCGCAGTATAATTTGTAGCTATTTAGAAGACAAAGAgcaatcgaaatataaaatagtaacttataaaatactaaatgtaattttatgaatgaaaaatatttttattatgtgtgtaatttatattatcaatgctattaaaataaaagaaaaatactataaagttatataaatatataacaatttttaaaacaaacaaaaatatcattatttatttaattgtaaataagtttctaaaatttatttatatattttaaaataaaaaaatatagaaattaaaaaaacagacaataaataaatcattagcattaaattttaaaaatattaattttttctctgtaataaattatataataaaatgaaaatttaattttgaacaatttaaaattccttcaaaaaagtatgataaaaaatgtaaatccaATCGTTTACTGCCATCTGTAGGAACGAGTTTTAATGAGGCCACAAAATTTGTTCGTTCAACGATAAGATTCTAATAGTAGGAATCGCTTCCATAACTAGCAGACGACTAAGTCTAGCAGACGGCGCATAGCTAGCGTCGTTCGCGGGCGCTTGCGACTTTGTTTCAAAATCGAAGATTGTTGAACGCCAAAAGATACGGTTTTTGTAAACGAAACTGAAGAgttaattgtgaaaaaaataaaaatcaatcgaaaTGGATCCCGAAGCATTCCTGGATATGGCCAATCAGgtcattaaattgaaaatgttccCGTACTTTGATATCGCACACTGCGTACTCTGTGCATTACACGTCAGAGAAGATTTAGGACCCGGTAAGCCCAAGCCTACCCGacgaattctaaatttaatctgCCCAGATTCAGCTTATACCTTTTCTAAGATTATGTTTCGCTCCCTAccatttctttctattcttttttaacatcCTTATCTTCTTATATGTTTATCTTTTTTGCTATTTTCTATCATCTATTAAGCTTTCTTTCTCATTTAAAATTcagtagaattaaaaaaatattttgtatattttttattcgtaattggATGCTAAagctttattatcattttaaatatttttattaattttctataaaattatatataagatatatatatataaaaaatctgttatttaattataattttttagaatgtaataaaaattattgtacatatttatttttacatatacttaacattattaacaatatagaaataagataaaaataatatttctttatttattttatttctatattattctcaatttaacattcattaaataagaaaattaaaaatcaaacagaaaatttttcatcatattgtctataattattttcataataatatctggcacaattataataatcttacttTGTGACATTCAATGAGCTAATCTATTTCAGTATACATCCTTGTGGacgccaaattttttttcaattttttgcttcaatttttatttcatatgattttttatactcttatatttattttattctaaattatataaagatattataaattatattataattctataaatatttaataaaaatatagaaatgtattatataagaaagaatattttcaaaattaatgaaagtttTATTCCATGActttttttatgcaataaaatgtgaaaaactaatctttaaataataaataattaaaaaatcttgtgtatatcttattaatatttaatatttcttattaatttaatttaacacttataacatttcatttattatatatattatatatcatatgcattttaataaatttttttttacattaatatcttgctattattattatcattatcattatcattatcagatatcagaatctttaaaatatattaaatagtattattttcatgtttATGGCAAGCTGGTATTATGTTTGCATGAATGCATATAATGTATACTTGTAAGGATTCCAAGCGACCTAGTTGAAACAGCATAtctctttaatatttcatggtgtattataaaaataaaattctgtggcaatttaaatatttgtaaatattaaatttttatttttttatatgaaatttatttatttaacaaatatataaaattaaaaaaaatagatttattatattattatattaattaattacatttttttaaattttgtaaaattttgttaaatttcataatttttttattaatttatatataattctattaataataggTGCTCAAGCATTTTCTCGGAAACATCCTCTATCATGTTGGCTTTCAACAATGTTGGTAGTGTTTGCAAGTGGTATGCTATGCAATGGTCTTTTAGGAGAACCTATTCTTGCACCTTTAAAAAATACACCACAAGTAATAGTAGCAACCATTGTTTggttagtataaaaatataataggaagATTACctattaacttattaaattttaaattatatatattttatatggaaattattttctttaaattattttaataaattaaaatttttctataatatttaattgaacatatattataaaaaatatataatattaattgcaaaatttcacAGGTATGTGATATTTTATACACCATTTGATATTGGATATAAAATTGCTAAATTTTTACCAGTAAAAATTGTATGTGCTactatgaaagaaatatataggtatgtaaaaaaataaattatttgttattttattctttaatattattttttatataacatatttttctatatattatttttctataatttacaggtgtaaaaaagtatatgaTGGAGTAACTCATGCAGGAAAACTTTATCCAAATGCATATCTTATTATGGTATTAATTGGAACACTCAAAggtaaattctaatattaaatatataaagataaaaataaaaatattcaaatatgtaatatatataaaatatataaatatatatatttaatttcaggaaATGGAGCAGGTTTTACAAAACTTTTTGAACGACTTATACGGGGAGTGTGGACTCCAACTGCTATGGAATTTATGCAACCTAGTttgtatgtttattttatttctttttcataaagtgaaattgaaataaatataaaatttttcatttagccCTACAAAAGCATCAATGGTTGCATCCATTATTTTCGTCCTAGATAAAAAGACTGATCTTATTTCGGCACCTCACGCACTGGTTTATTTTGGTatcgttattttctttgtGTATTTCAAGGTAAtcgacattttttaaataaaatgtaatttttaatatctttgctGTTAagtgcaattattatttatttcattttagttATCATCTATTCTACTTGGAATCCATGATCCGTTTGTACCATTCGAAAATCTATTCTGTGCGTTATTCCTCGGAGGAATTTGGGATTCGTTAGCCAAATTGCTGGGCCGAGGCCAAGCTAAAGACGAGAAAGCAGATGccaaaaaaaaggattaaatgtttgtaaacTTCATTTAcgtaatattagataatattatttataattttactattatataatttcaatttatttaaaatctatcaaatttatgcaatgtaacatttaaaatagtttctttttttctttttataggtACAATTTCTCCAAAatggattttaatatttgcaatgaTTGATTCACTGAGAATCaatgaatgatattaatttaaattagtcaGACGATATTCGCATGTTTTAAAGTATGACCATGgacaaaacattaaatattgaaagtacaataatttattatcaaacatattttaataattataagtgatatatgtatgatatattaCTAAGGAGTATGACTtccattgttaataatatcaacaGTATTATTTCTGTTGAGAATATAAAACTTGCTAACATAATatgtctttttataattaattaaattttatcaaattaacattatgtaacgatt
This window harbors:
- the LOC107992619 gene encoding trimeric intracellular cation channel type 1B.1, which gives rise to MDPEAFLDMANQVIKLKMFPYFDIAHCVLCALHVREDLGPGAQAFSRKHPLSCWLSTMLVVFASGMLCNGLLGEPILAPLKNTPQVIVATIVWYVIFYTPFDIGYKIAKFLPVKIVCATMKEIYRCKKVYDGVTHAGKLYPNAYLIMVLIGTLKGNGAGFTKLFERLIRGVWTPTAMEFMQPSFPTKASMVASIIFVLDKKTDLISAPHALVYFGIVIFFVYFKLSSILLGIHDPFVPFENLFCALFLGGIWDSLAKLLGRGQAKDEKADAKKKD
- the LOC107992618 gene encoding endoplasmic reticulum metallopeptidase 1 — encoded protein: MQTMRDGIRLRQHVSKRSTSDVLYEDKASSKKKEVLPNETQHLLFLFTFYLFVSIIIITFEKKLPEPITINKEGLYPGRFIAERAHNHLLNITSIGPRIVGSYENEVLAIKYLTNIINNIVKGANENHKILVNVTKHSGAFPLKFLDGMTNVYRNVQNVIVKIGPHRSTQSSLLINCHFDTFPESPGGSDDGASCAVMLEILRVISHSSKLLKHNIIFLFNGAEENLLQASHGFITQHPWAKEVRAFINLEACGAGGRELLFQAGPDSSWMLQIYATSVPYPYASSLAQEIFESGIVPGDTDFRIFRDFGNVSGLDFAWATNGYVYHTKFDNIHQIPLGSLQRTGDNILALLQGIILDNYLSEIPFQDHTGNPVFFDFLGTFVIRWPQYMACTINIISIIVSIYSIYLNIQNARRDTKKSIYLKHLLLCTGAIIVSWLVSILSCTLIALILTKLGKVMSWYARPAWLFFLYVVPTIFLSMTFFLFIGSRQKKEVKSAWILYQIYCDSYSIIWISILSFCVVFEIRSGFIPLHWVVFPTIGNIIRCNFFNKWRGWKWLFYYLMTTCLPYIQSFYLIIGALYLFIPIMGRSGSSINSEVVMANMLCILFSLLLSFTLPFVLLIKNAERILSVLMGIFLITIGVLILTPLGFPYSGDLSSLAPERFMIAHTQKQYYDVDGNLRYSGTGYWIADLDMNSPHSVEAVVPEIGAVMSTIKDCEKELYCGLPYFMPVTTFLWKTSWIPGPAPLISIPTKLELISKSIKQNIVSFTFNVTGPDHISIILSPYKGVHLQKWSILEGKPLEGPKWNNRETYFIYYSCASDCVPFTFSLELNINNMPKTPCLSIALGGHFLHGEHQTSLRFKRFLAQFPSWSVVTPWTATYTSWQF